From the genome of Deltaproteobacteria bacterium, one region includes:
- a CDS encoding UDP-N-acetylglucosamine 2-epimerase (non-hydrolyzing), producing the protein MDEGLHSHCIPVGGADSVTRKKVVSLFGTRPEVIKLAPVIRHLEHSPSFRTINVTSAQHTDLLYPFVRLFDLRIDYDLQVMQAGQTPNQVCARVLNALEPLLLREQPDLLLVQGDTTTALAGALAGFHHRIPVGHVEAGLRSGDPRNPYPEEMNRRLISQLATYHFAATPQNRDNLLAEGVADAQIFVTGNPIVDALHTIVVKSADDVHAPSLASVLAETTGLKRVALTTHRRESFGSAMSDNLCVLRHFVETRPDVALLFPVHPNPAVRKLAGALLSQHPRIYLLPPLDYPTFLSLLSKAWLIVSDSGGIQEEAPTLPKPVLILRENTERPEAIAAGVARLVGGCPQRLADMLEEVYQDSSWMAALQTCENPFGRGDSGHRIVQTIAELLGISQNPLSHPSSVL; encoded by the coding sequence ATGGACGAAGGCTTGCACTCTCACTGCATCCCTGTTGGCGGAGCAGATTCCGTCACGCGTAAGAAAGTTGTCTCCCTCTTCGGCACCCGACCGGAAGTGATCAAACTCGCCCCAGTCATCCGTCACCTTGAGCACTCGCCGTCTTTCCGTACTATCAATGTCACGTCTGCGCAGCATACTGATTTGCTCTATCCGTTCGTGCGTCTTTTTGACCTCCGTATCGATTACGACCTGCAGGTCATGCAGGCTGGGCAAACCCCTAATCAAGTTTGTGCCCGTGTTCTGAACGCTCTTGAACCATTACTCTTACGCGAGCAACCTGATCTCTTACTCGTTCAAGGGGATACCACGACGGCTTTGGCTGGCGCTTTGGCAGGATTTCATCATCGAATACCCGTCGGCCACGTTGAAGCTGGTTTACGCTCTGGAGATCCGCGGAATCCCTATCCAGAAGAGATGAACCGGCGGTTAATTTCCCAGCTCGCGACCTACCATTTTGCTGCCACGCCGCAGAATCGCGACAATTTATTAGCTGAAGGCGTTGCCGATGCCCAGATCTTTGTTACGGGAAACCCGATTGTCGATGCGTTGCATACCATTGTTGTGAAGAGTGCAGATGATGTTCATGCACCTTCCCTTGCCTCGGTTCTTGCAGAGACTACGGGGCTGAAACGGGTCGCCTTGACGACGCACCGTCGCGAGAGTTTCGGCTCCGCGATGAGCGACAATCTCTGCGTCCTCCGTCATTTTGTTGAGACTCGACCTGATGTCGCATTGCTCTTTCCCGTGCATCCTAACCCGGCGGTACGAAAGCTGGCGGGTGCACTGCTGTCGCAGCATCCACGTATTTATCTGTTACCGCCGTTGGACTATCCCACGTTTCTCTCGCTGTTGTCGAAGGCATGGCTGATCGTTTCTGACTCTGGCGGGATTCAAGAAGAAGCGCCGACACTGCCGAAACCGGTGTTGATCCTGCGAGAGAATACAGAGCGTCCTGAAGCCATCGCCGCTGGTGTCGCACGTCTTGTGGGTGGCTGCCCACAGCGTTTAGCCGACATGCTGGAGGAGGTGTATCAGGACTCATCATGGATGGCTGCACTGCAAACGTGCGAGAATCC